Proteins co-encoded in one Myxococcus xanthus genomic window:
- a CDS encoding 6-phosphofructokinase, which produces MRLGVLTGGGDCPGLNALIRGLVKRGTHEFGYEFVGIENGYMGLVEPGLAHPLTEEDTRGILPKGGTILGTSNKANPFSYATREDGHWVERDVSDQVLLRCEELGLDGLIAVGGDGTLSIAHRLVEKGLKVVGCPKTIDNDLSGTDQTFGFDTARLIVTEALDRLHSTAEAHDRVMVVEIMGRHAGFLTLESGIAGGADVILIPEIPYSVESVVEKIRRRSTRRRSFSIIAISEGAFPQGGELAVLDTAEAIPGRGVVRLGGSGKALADLLARHIEAEIRVTVLGHLQRGGSPSAADRVLATRYGCKVLDLVSAGQWDHMVALRAGEIIAVPLSESRKERRVDPAGELVRFTKSMGISFGD; this is translated from the coding sequence ATGAGACTTGGAGTCCTGACCGGCGGTGGCGACTGCCCCGGCCTCAACGCACTCATTCGCGGCCTCGTGAAGCGAGGCACGCACGAATTCGGCTACGAGTTCGTGGGCATCGAGAACGGCTACATGGGGCTGGTGGAGCCAGGGCTCGCCCACCCGCTCACCGAGGAGGACACCCGCGGCATCCTCCCCAAGGGCGGCACCATCCTGGGCACGTCCAACAAGGCCAACCCCTTCAGCTACGCGACCCGTGAGGATGGGCACTGGGTGGAGCGGGACGTGTCCGATCAGGTCCTGCTCCGCTGCGAGGAGCTGGGCCTGGACGGGCTCATCGCCGTGGGCGGCGACGGGACGCTGTCCATCGCCCACCGGCTCGTGGAGAAGGGGCTCAAGGTCGTCGGCTGTCCGAAGACCATCGACAACGACCTGTCCGGGACGGATCAGACCTTCGGCTTCGACACCGCGCGGCTCATCGTCACCGAGGCGCTCGACCGCCTGCACTCCACCGCCGAGGCCCACGACCGGGTGATGGTCGTGGAGATCATGGGCCGCCACGCCGGCTTCCTCACCCTGGAGAGCGGCATCGCCGGGGGCGCGGACGTCATCCTGATTCCGGAGATTCCGTACAGCGTGGAGTCCGTGGTGGAGAAGATCCGCCGCCGCTCCACCCGCCGTCGCAGCTTCTCCATCATCGCCATCTCCGAAGGCGCGTTCCCCCAGGGCGGCGAGCTGGCCGTGCTGGACACGGCGGAGGCCATTCCCGGCCGGGGCGTGGTGCGGCTCGGCGGCTCGGGGAAGGCGCTGGCGGACCTGCTGGCCCGGCACATCGAGGCGGAGATTCGCGTGACGGTGCTGGGCCACCTCCAGCGCGGGGGCAGCCCCAGCGCGGCGGACCGGGTACTGGCCACTCGCTACGGCTGCAAGGTGCTGGACCTGGTGAGCGCGGGCCAGTGGGACCACATGGTGGCCCTGCGTGCGGGCGAAATCATCGCGGTCCCCTTGAGCGAGTCGCGCAAGGAGCGCCGCGTGGATCCGGCGGGTGAGCTGGTGCGCTTCACCAAGAGCATGGGCATCAGCTTCGGGGACTGA
- a CDS encoding tetratricopeptide repeat protein, with protein sequence MNPAARADMESRADRALRRGELTEALRLYESLVRAFPADEGLALKLANARELLQPAELEVLEAARAEASIPLPVGPSSPVQEGERLFALGDYAGAAACYRRAVQERPDSELLKERLIELYGLAKAMPLQSPTDRALPDKPEPRLQALLDRVASRRRLKRD encoded by the coding sequence ATGAACCCCGCCGCCAGGGCCGACATGGAGTCACGTGCCGATCGCGCCCTGCGCCGCGGCGAACTCACCGAAGCGCTCCGCCTGTACGAGTCGCTCGTGCGGGCCTTCCCGGCGGACGAGGGGCTCGCCCTCAAGCTCGCCAACGCGCGCGAATTGCTCCAACCCGCGGAGTTGGAGGTGCTCGAAGCCGCCCGGGCCGAGGCCAGCATCCCCCTCCCCGTGGGCCCTTCCTCCCCCGTCCAGGAAGGCGAGCGCCTCTTCGCGCTGGGCGACTATGCGGGCGCCGCTGCTTGCTACCGGCGCGCGGTCCAGGAACGCCCGGACAGCGAGCTGCTCAAGGAGCGGCTGATCGAGCTCTATGGCCTCGCGAAGGCCATGCCCCTACAGTCACCGACAGATAGGGCACTCCCCGACAAGCCGGAGCCTCGGCTCCAGGCCCTGCTGGACCGGGTGGCCTCGCGCCGCCGCCTGAAGCGGGACTGA